One window of Mangrovibacterium diazotrophicum genomic DNA carries:
- a CDS encoding TIGR02757 family protein has protein sequence MTINDHFSAPRLSDTEIYDLLEEKTLQYNCPDFIETDPIQIPRQFAQKENIEIAGFLAATIAWGQRPTIIRNGKWLMEAMDHDPYAFLLNTSEDEWLHFDGFKHRTFNGVDCIYFLRSLKNIYQNHGGLEAVFATGFQQDDTVAGALRYFRKVFFEVAGESRTQKHIANIDKNASAKRLNMYLRWMVRKDDAGVDFGIWDGIPMSALLLPLDVHTSKQARQLGLLERKQDDWKAVLEVSERLRQFDPNDPIKYDFALFGLGAFK, from the coding sequence ATGACCATAAATGACCACTTCTCTGCTCCCCGTTTAAGTGATACAGAAATCTACGACCTGCTGGAGGAGAAAACCCTTCAATATAATTGTCCCGATTTTATTGAAACCGACCCGATACAAATTCCGCGGCAGTTTGCACAAAAGGAGAATATCGAAATTGCCGGTTTCCTGGCGGCGACCATTGCCTGGGGACAGCGGCCCACGATTATTAGAAATGGCAAGTGGCTGATGGAGGCGATGGATCACGATCCGTATGCATTTCTACTAAATACTTCGGAAGATGAGTGGCTGCATTTTGATGGGTTTAAGCATCGCACATTCAATGGCGTAGACTGCATTTACTTTCTGCGTTCGCTGAAGAATATCTATCAAAATCACGGCGGACTCGAAGCTGTATTTGCGACCGGTTTTCAACAGGACGACACGGTAGCGGGGGCGCTGCGCTATTTTCGAAAGGTGTTTTTCGAGGTTGCCGGCGAGAGTCGCACTCAAAAGCATATTGCTAATATCGACAAAAATGCATCGGCCAAGCGGTTGAATATGTACCTGCGCTGGATGGTTCGGAAGGATGATGCCGGTGTGGATTTTGGCATTTGGGATGGTATCCCGATGTCGGCTCTATTGTTGCCCTTGGATGTGCACACCAGCAAGCAAGCCCGGCAGCTCGGCTTGCTGGAGCGGAAACAGGACGATTGGAAAGCGGTGTTGGAAGTGTCGGAACGACTTCGGCAATTTGATCCGAACGACCCGATTAAATATGATTTCGCTTTGTTTGGGCTGGGTGCGTTTAAATAG
- a CDS encoding ABC transporter permease, with the protein MIIKKYLHDIVIAIEAIFANKVKSLLTALGIIFGVAAVISMMAIGNGAEQEILEQIKMVGVNNIIVTPSELSTSDNSNSDSEDKSSTKKFSKGLTLLDAEAIGSIIPSVDKVCPVVSFNYSAMVDGKSKPVVLEGTNENYFELFNISLQSGEIFNEFQDKSGQPVCVIGDNIREVFFKQDDPIGKSIKCGKIWLKVIGIAERRDFTASASDEMGISSSDNKIFVPIQTLLLRFKDRSLIRADEVEKVNSNKGGNGGVIIIGGMEQKDDAIDEDPDINQLSKIIIQVKETEQLSATANVTKKMLLRRHSGLFDFEVTIPELLLKQQQRTKNIFNIVLGAIAGISLIVGGIGIMNIMLASVLERIREIGLRLSIGASKKDIIAQFLAESTLISISGGIIGIIFGVALSKTITAIFDIKTVVSFFSIFIAFGVSALVGISFGYLPAKQAAEKDPIESLRQ; encoded by the coding sequence ATGATTATCAAAAAATACCTGCACGATATTGTTATCGCCATCGAAGCAATATTTGCAAACAAAGTGAAATCGCTGCTAACGGCACTGGGCATTATTTTCGGAGTAGCAGCCGTCATTAGTATGATGGCGATTGGCAACGGAGCCGAACAGGAAATTCTTGAACAAATTAAAATGGTTGGTGTCAACAACATCATTGTTACCCCTTCGGAACTATCAACCAGCGACAACAGCAACAGCGACTCAGAGGATAAAAGTTCCACCAAGAAATTCTCAAAAGGGCTTACCCTGCTTGATGCAGAAGCAATCGGATCAATCATCCCGTCGGTAGACAAGGTTTGCCCGGTAGTATCCTTCAACTATTCGGCCATGGTCGACGGCAAAAGTAAGCCGGTAGTCCTGGAAGGCACCAATGAAAACTACTTCGAACTGTTCAACATCAGCCTGCAGAGCGGTGAAATCTTTAATGAATTCCAGGACAAATCGGGACAACCGGTTTGTGTGATCGGCGACAACATCCGGGAAGTTTTTTTCAAACAAGACGATCCGATCGGAAAGTCCATTAAATGCGGGAAGATTTGGCTGAAAGTTATCGGCATTGCCGAACGGCGCGACTTCACCGCTTCGGCGTCTGACGAGATGGGCATCAGCAGTTCCGACAATAAAATCTTTGTACCCATCCAGACGCTCCTGCTCCGCTTCAAGGACCGATCATTGATTCGGGCCGACGAGGTTGAAAAAGTGAATTCAAACAAGGGAGGAAATGGTGGTGTCATCATCATCGGCGGAATGGAACAAAAGGACGATGCCATTGACGAAGATCCCGACATCAACCAACTCAGCAAAATCATCATCCAGGTGAAAGAAACCGAGCAACTGAGCGCCACCGCCAATGTCACCAAAAAGATGCTTTTACGCCGCCATTCCGGCTTGTTTGATTTTGAAGTAACGATCCCTGAACTACTTCTAAAGCAACAACAACGAACCAAAAACATCTTCAACATTGTGCTCGGAGCAATTGCCGGCATCTCGTTGATTGTGGGCGGAATCGGCATTATGAATATCATGCTGGCATCGGTATTGGAACGCATTCGCGAAATCGGCTTGCGCCTTTCAATCGGCGCTTCCAAGAAAGACATCATTGCCCAGTTTCTAGCTGAATCGACGCTGATCAGTATCTCCGGTGGAATTATCGGGATTATTTTCGGTGTAGCCCTTTCCAAGACCATCACCGCCATTTTCGACATAAAAACGGTCGTCTCCTTTTTCAGCATCTTCATCGCCTTTGGCGTATCGGCCCTTGTCGGCATTTCATTTGGCTACTTACCCGCCAAGCAAGCTGCAGAGAAAGATCCGATCGAATCTCTTCGACAGTAA
- a CDS encoding efflux RND transporter periplasmic adaptor subunit, translating to MKKKKNLLFLLIPVVLLILILVLSSESEKSIMLTAQVQRGDFQVAVYSSGQIESENKENIPVPAKLSDRSLRIWSLKITELVEEGTYVDSGDFVARLDPEAVQEQIKNVQDEMDKAFSEYEDAKIDSNLNLSNQRDAITNARLDMEEKDIIVKESIYESPSIQKKAQMDYDKAERKLEQEKNAYVLKTQQEENKVNRQFINFRQLKERYEGLEGLYNSLTITAPKAGIVTYIKNPWGITKVGSDVGSNGSVATIPDMTNLISRTYINEIDISKIKEGQKTDIGIDAFPDKEMTGEVVSIANIGQTMPNSDAKVFEVKIKVFGVDKDLKPAMTTSNIVYTNLYTDTLYIPIDAVFENDSMQYVYVDRGNISRQVVRLGESNENYVLISEGLKEGDVICLNEPETGSELPLKGTEIYQAMVQEKEEQRKQAEEEISKAEKTQKDEKPGKVPPTKSGGAVISN from the coding sequence ATGAAAAAAAAGAAAAACCTCCTCTTTCTGTTAATTCCTGTCGTTTTACTAATCCTGATTCTCGTACTTAGCTCCGAAAGTGAAAAAAGCATTATGCTCACCGCACAGGTGCAGCGTGGCGACTTTCAGGTTGCAGTGTACTCCTCCGGGCAAATCGAATCTGAAAACAAAGAAAACATTCCTGTACCCGCAAAGCTTTCGGATCGCAGCCTTCGGATCTGGAGCCTGAAAATAACCGAGCTCGTAGAAGAAGGAACCTATGTTGATTCGGGCGATTTCGTTGCGCGACTGGACCCGGAAGCGGTGCAGGAGCAAATTAAAAATGTGCAGGACGAAATGGACAAAGCATTCTCAGAGTACGAGGATGCCAAAATTGACTCCAACCTCAACCTTTCCAACCAACGCGACGCCATCACCAACGCGCGTTTGGACATGGAAGAAAAAGACATTATCGTCAAAGAATCCATTTACGAGTCGCCTTCAATTCAAAAGAAAGCGCAAATGGATTACGACAAAGCCGAACGCAAACTCGAGCAGGAGAAAAACGCCTACGTGCTGAAAACCCAGCAGGAAGAAAACAAAGTCAACCGGCAGTTCATCAATTTTCGGCAGCTCAAAGAACGTTACGAGGGTTTGGAAGGACTCTACAACTCACTGACGATAACAGCTCCAAAAGCCGGCATTGTCACCTACATCAAAAACCCCTGGGGAATCACAAAAGTCGGATCAGATGTCGGGAGCAACGGATCGGTTGCCACGATTCCCGACATGACAAACCTGATCTCGAGAACTTACATTAACGAGATCGACATCTCTAAAATCAAGGAAGGTCAAAAAACTGACATCGGGATCGACGCCTTCCCCGATAAAGAGATGACCGGTGAAGTTGTCTCCATCGCCAATATTGGCCAAACCATGCCCAACAGCGACGCGAAAGTGTTCGAGGTAAAAATAAAAGTGTTTGGAGTTGACAAAGACCTGAAACCGGCGATGACCACGAGCAACATCGTTTACACCAACTTATACACCGACACACTCTACATTCCTATTGACGCTGTGTTTGAGAACGACAGTATGCAGTACGTTTACGTCGACCGCGGCAATATCAGCCGACAAGTCGTGAGACTTGGGGAGTCGAACGAGAACTACGTCTTGATTTCGGAAGGGCTGAAGGAAGGTGATGTCATCTGCCTGAACGAGCCCGAAACAGGTTCGGAACTCCCACTGAAAGGGACTGAAATTTACCAGGCAATGGTGCAGGAAAAAGAGGAACAGCGAAAACAAGCAGAAGAGGAAATATCGAAAGCTGAAAAAACGCAAAAGGATGAGAAACCCGGAAAAGTACCCCCAACAAAGTCCGGTGGCGCCGTCATCAGCAATTAA
- a CDS encoding valine--tRNA ligase: MEIPSKYNPAEVEDKWYKYWMDQRFFHSVPDEREPYTIVIPPPNVTGVLHMGHMLNNTIQDILTRRARMLGKNACWVPGTDHASIATEAKVVNKLKEQGISKTDLTREEFLEHAWEWTHKHGGIILEQLKKLGASCDWDRTCFTMDEKRSESVIKVFVDLYKKDLIYRGVRMVNWDPAAKTALSDEEVIYKEQSGKLYYLRYKVEGEDDYAVIATTRPETIFGDTAVCVNPNDEKTARFRGKKLIVPIVNRVVPVIEDDYVDMEFGTGCLKVTPAHDVNDYMLGEKYQLESIDIFNDNGTLNAHGLHYDGKDRFDVRKAIEQELIDKDLMEKTEAYNNKVGCSERTGVPIEPKLSTQWFLKMEDLAKPALSAVMDDIIKFVPEKFKNTYRHWMENIRDWNISRQLWWGHQIPAYYLPNGTFVVAETAEKALELAQAKQPELKLEDLRQDEDCLDTWFSSWLWPISVFDGINNPENNEIQYYYPTNDLVTGPDIIFFWVARMIVSGYEYRQEPCFKNVYFTGIVRDKLGRKMSKQLGNSPDPLDLIASYGADGVRVGMMLCSPAGGDLLFDESLPQQGAGFVTKMWNSFRLVKGWEVDNTIPQPEHSKIAIEWFRQKFSQIVEQTDDHFDKFRISDALMNAYTAVRDEFSGWLLELVKPAYQQPIDGKTYGELIDIFDEVLRFIHPFMPFVSEEIWQYLKERKEGESIMISSWPKSTGYDAAFLQKFEDAKEVISGIRNIRTKNNIANKDTLELAVLPGDKGYNADLNSVVSKLGNLSGYNEVSTEVGGAGSFLVKSSTYFVPLGELVDVEEELKKLEEELKYTKGFLKSVMGKLSNERFVAGAPEAVVAKERAKQADAEAKIKVLEEQIAKLK; this comes from the coding sequence ATGGAGATTCCCAGCAAGTATAATCCGGCCGAAGTTGAAGACAAATGGTATAAGTATTGGATGGATCAGCGTTTTTTCCACTCTGTTCCCGACGAACGTGAACCTTACACGATTGTCATTCCGCCGCCAAACGTAACCGGTGTGTTGCACATGGGGCACATGCTTAACAATACCATTCAGGACATCCTGACCCGTCGTGCGCGCATGTTGGGCAAGAATGCCTGCTGGGTTCCCGGAACAGACCACGCCTCGATTGCCACCGAAGCCAAAGTGGTTAATAAATTGAAGGAGCAAGGAATCTCGAAAACGGATTTGACTCGCGAAGAGTTTTTGGAACACGCCTGGGAATGGACCCACAAACATGGTGGCATCATCCTGGAGCAGCTAAAAAAACTGGGCGCTTCGTGCGACTGGGATCGTACCTGTTTCACCATGGACGAGAAACGCAGCGAATCGGTTATCAAAGTATTTGTTGACCTGTATAAAAAAGACCTGATTTACCGAGGCGTACGCATGGTAAACTGGGACCCGGCTGCTAAAACGGCATTGTCTGACGAAGAAGTTATTTACAAAGAGCAAAGCGGAAAACTTTATTACCTGCGTTACAAAGTTGAAGGTGAAGACGATTACGCAGTCATTGCAACCACCCGCCCCGAAACGATTTTTGGTGATACGGCGGTTTGTGTAAATCCGAACGATGAAAAAACAGCTCGTTTCCGCGGAAAGAAACTGATTGTGCCGATTGTAAACCGCGTAGTTCCGGTTATCGAGGACGATTATGTTGACATGGAATTCGGTACCGGTTGTTTGAAAGTTACTCCGGCTCACGATGTGAATGACTACATGCTGGGTGAAAAATACCAACTCGAAAGTATCGACATTTTCAACGACAACGGTACGTTGAATGCGCACGGACTTCACTACGACGGCAAAGACCGTTTCGATGTGCGTAAAGCAATTGAGCAGGAACTAATCGACAAAGATTTGATGGAGAAAACCGAAGCCTACAATAATAAAGTAGGTTGTTCGGAGCGTACCGGTGTGCCGATCGAACCAAAGCTTTCAACCCAATGGTTCCTGAAGATGGAAGACCTGGCGAAACCCGCTTTGAGCGCCGTAATGGACGACATCATTAAGTTTGTTCCCGAGAAATTCAAAAATACATACCGCCACTGGATGGAGAACATCCGCGACTGGAACATCTCACGTCAATTGTGGTGGGGACACCAGATTCCGGCTTACTACCTGCCCAACGGCACCTTCGTAGTTGCCGAGACTGCAGAAAAAGCGCTGGAACTGGCACAGGCAAAACAACCGGAGCTGAAACTGGAAGATTTGCGTCAAGATGAAGACTGTCTGGACACCTGGTTCTCGAGCTGGTTGTGGCCGATCTCCGTTTTCGACGGTATCAACAACCCTGAAAACAACGAAATACAATATTATTACCCAACCAACGACCTGGTTACCGGTCCGGATATCATTTTCTTTTGGGTGGCCCGCATGATCGTTTCGGGTTACGAATACCGTCAGGAGCCTTGCTTCAAAAACGTGTACTTCACCGGTATTGTGCGCGACAAGTTGGGACGCAAAATGTCGAAGCAGCTGGGTAACTCACCCGATCCGCTCGACCTGATTGCCAGCTATGGCGCCGACGGTGTTCGTGTAGGGATGATGCTTTGCTCGCCTGCGGGTGGCGACTTACTGTTCGACGAAAGTCTGCCGCAACAAGGTGCCGGATTCGTCACCAAAATGTGGAACTCGTTCCGCCTGGTGAAAGGCTGGGAAGTTGACAACACAATCCCTCAACCGGAACATTCAAAAATCGCTATCGAGTGGTTCCGGCAAAAGTTCAGCCAGATTGTTGAGCAAACCGACGATCACTTCGACAAGTTCCGCATCTCGGACGCGTTGATGAACGCCTACACGGCTGTTCGCGACGAGTTCTCCGGATGGTTACTCGAACTGGTTAAACCGGCTTACCAACAACCGATCGACGGAAAAACTTACGGCGAACTGATTGACATCTTCGATGAGGTTTTACGCTTCATCCATCCGTTTATGCCGTTCGTGAGCGAGGAAATCTGGCAGTACCTGAAAGAGCGCAAAGAAGGCGAAAGTATCATGATCAGCAGCTGGCCGAAATCAACCGGCTACGACGCTGCCTTCCTGCAAAAGTTCGAAGATGCGAAAGAAGTTATTTCGGGTATCCGCAACATCCGCACGAAAAACAACATTGCCAACAAAGACACTTTAGAGCTGGCCGTTCTTCCGGGTGACAAAGGCTACAATGCCGATTTAAATTCAGTGGTTAGCAAACTCGGAAACTTGTCAGGCTACAACGAGGTTAGCACTGAAGTAGGCGGAGCCGGTTCATTCCTGGTTAAATCGAGTACTTATTTTGTACCACTAGGCGAGCTGGTTGATGTTGAAGAAGAACTGAAAAAGTTGGAAGAAGAGCTGAAATACACCAAAGGTTTCCTGAAATCGGTGATGGGCAAGCTGAGCAACGAACGTTTTGTTGCCGGAGCGCCGGAAGCTGTCGTGGCAAAAGAACGCGCCAAACAAGCCGATGCTGAAGCCAAGATAAAAGTTTTGGAAGAGCAAATTGCGAAGCTGAAATAA
- the glmM gene encoding phosphoglucosamine mutase, translated as MTLIKSISGIRGTIGGKPGEGLSPLDVVKFTASYAKWLTGVSGAKKCKVVVGRDARISGEMVNALVCATLSGMGIDVVNLGLATTPTTEIAVTTEQADGGIILTASHNPKQWNALKLLNAKGEFISAADGAAILKYAEEESFSFAEVDDLGRMTEKDYTAEHVRQVLALDLVDVEAVKAANFSVAFDAVNSVGGIAIPALLEAMGVKNIVPINEEPTGHFAHVPEPLPENLVETCAIVKEKQVDVCFVVDPDVDRLSIISEDGSMFNEEYTLVAVADYVLSKTPGNTVSNMSSSRALRVITEKHGSSYTASAVGEVNVVTAMKATNAVIGGEGNGGVIYPASHNGRDALVGIALFLTQLAKSGLKCSELRKTYPDYFISKNKIELTPEIEVDKILEKMEALYANEQVSTVDGVKIDFPDEWVHLRKSNTEPIIRIYAESTSPDKADTLAQKIITDIKNQL; from the coding sequence ATGACTCTGATTAAATCAATATCCGGGATTCGCGGAACCATTGGCGGCAAACCGGGAGAAGGCCTCTCCCCTCTTGATGTCGTGAAATTTACCGCATCGTATGCCAAATGGCTAACCGGCGTTTCCGGCGCAAAAAAATGTAAAGTGGTCGTGGGCCGCGACGCCCGTATCAGCGGCGAGATGGTTAATGCCCTGGTTTGTGCAACGCTCTCCGGAATGGGAATCGACGTGGTAAACCTGGGACTGGCAACAACCCCGACCACAGAAATTGCCGTTACAACCGAGCAAGCCGATGGCGGAATCATTCTGACAGCCAGCCACAACCCCAAACAATGGAACGCGCTGAAGCTTCTGAATGCGAAAGGTGAATTCATTTCCGCAGCCGACGGAGCTGCCATTTTAAAATATGCCGAAGAGGAAAGCTTCTCATTTGCAGAAGTTGACGACCTGGGTCGCATGACCGAAAAAGACTACACGGCTGAACATGTTCGTCAGGTCCTGGCGTTAGATCTTGTTGATGTTGAAGCCGTAAAAGCGGCCAACTTCAGCGTTGCTTTCGATGCTGTCAACTCAGTGGGTGGAATCGCCATTCCCGCGCTGCTCGAAGCAATGGGTGTGAAAAACATTGTACCGATTAACGAAGAGCCAACCGGACACTTTGCGCACGTTCCCGAACCGCTGCCAGAAAACCTGGTTGAAACCTGTGCCATTGTAAAAGAAAAGCAGGTTGATGTTTGTTTCGTGGTTGACCCAGACGTGGATCGTTTGTCGATCATTAGCGAAGACGGCAGCATGTTCAACGAGGAATATACTTTAGTAGCCGTGGCCGATTACGTACTTTCGAAAACACCCGGAAACACCGTCTCAAACATGTCGTCGAGCCGGGCGTTGCGGGTGATCACTGAAAAACACGGAAGCAGCTACACTGCATCGGCCGTTGGAGAAGTGAATGTCGTTACCGCGATGAAAGCAACGAATGCTGTAATTGGAGGAGAAGGAAACGGCGGAGTGATCTACCCGGCGAGCCACAATGGCCGCGACGCTTTAGTCGGCATTGCCTTGTTCCTGACACAACTTGCGAAGTCGGGTTTGAAATGTTCGGAACTGCGCAAAACATACCCTGACTATTTCATTTCGAAAAACAAGATTGAGTTGACGCCCGAAATCGAAGTCGACAAGATCCTGGAGAAAATGGAAGCGCTTTACGCCAATGAGCAAGTCAGCACCGTTGACGGCGTAAAAATCGACTTCCCCGACGAGTGGGTGCACCTGCGAAAATCGAATACCGAGCCCATTATTCGGATTTACGCTGAATCGACCTCGCCTGACAAGGCTGATACACTCGCCCAGAAGATCATAACGGATATCAAAAACCAGTTATAA
- a CDS encoding LTA synthase family protein produces MRKVFFAFLKYYLFWVLFFTALKVFFVVYNYHAVSGLPSADFWGIFSHGIIMDLSVAGYFSMMPGLIFSLGFVFTSRFSSYLIKYYTLAVLIFLTVLGLSDAGVYPAWGSRLNAQLLMYLETPGGIYASMSWWQLILFPVLWGGIVWLGFWSFTRLLPAWKMAKFRLQWWGIPVMLVLTAALIIPIRGGFDRAPLNHSKVYFSDHLEANQFAYNYFWNFMSDVMKNKKAQVEVNYMSDEEAEAILKAHDKVGLKAPQIIQPVVGKPTNVVVVLLESFSNKVIEPLGGLPNVTPRLNEFCKEGIAFNSFYSTGNRSDKGISALIGGRPSDMSRTTVLAFPDKMSKLDYFPKYFADRGYNMSFYYGGDVNFYNTRAVMIQSGIDKIVSKTDFPFELALKQKWGVPDEYLYARMFEDLKQEKEPFFSIVYNISSHEPFDVPNYNKFPGVEKADRYLNVASYADSCLGVFIDSLRQTPMWDHTLVVITADHTSLEPGPTNITEPATYRIPLILLGGVVKQSFISDRFGNHNDLAPMLVKQMGWEHKPDLLSKDFLVDDSYAFYFRGEGWGFMSPEMGWFMNTETRKQDFFYNYAPAKTDSVMNFAKAYVQYLHDGHLQQEK; encoded by the coding sequence ATGAGAAAAGTATTTTTCGCTTTTTTGAAATATTACCTGTTTTGGGTACTCTTTTTTACGGCTTTAAAAGTATTCTTTGTCGTTTATAATTATCACGCTGTTTCCGGCTTACCATCGGCCGACTTTTGGGGAATCTTCAGTCATGGTATCATCATGGACTTGTCGGTTGCCGGTTATTTCAGCATGATGCCCGGGCTTATTTTCAGCCTGGGATTTGTCTTCACAAGTCGATTTAGTTCGTACCTTATTAAATATTATACGCTTGCCGTTCTTATCTTTTTAACGGTACTCGGATTGTCCGACGCGGGGGTGTACCCGGCTTGGGGGAGCCGTTTGAATGCGCAGCTGCTGATGTACCTGGAAACTCCCGGGGGAATTTACGCATCCATGAGCTGGTGGCAACTGATTCTGTTTCCCGTTTTGTGGGGCGGTATCGTGTGGCTCGGTTTCTGGAGTTTCACCCGCTTGTTGCCAGCGTGGAAGATGGCCAAATTCCGCCTGCAATGGTGGGGAATTCCGGTGATGCTTGTATTAACGGCTGCGCTGATTATCCCGATTCGCGGTGGTTTCGATCGGGCACCCTTGAATCACAGCAAAGTTTATTTTAGCGATCACCTGGAGGCCAACCAGTTTGCATATAATTACTTCTGGAACTTCATGAGTGATGTGATGAAGAATAAAAAGGCCCAGGTTGAGGTGAATTATATGTCGGATGAAGAGGCGGAAGCTATTCTGAAGGCACACGATAAAGTTGGTTTGAAAGCTCCGCAAATCATTCAGCCGGTTGTCGGAAAGCCGACCAATGTGGTGGTTGTATTGTTGGAAAGCTTTTCAAACAAGGTGATTGAACCGCTGGGCGGGCTACCCAATGTGACGCCTCGCTTGAACGAGTTTTGCAAAGAGGGGATTGCGTTCAACTCGTTTTATTCAACCGGCAACCGCTCGGATAAGGGTATTTCGGCCCTGATTGGTGGCCGGCCGTCGGATATGAGCAGAACAACGGTTTTAGCTTTTCCCGACAAGATGAGTAAGCTTGATTATTTCCCGAAATACTTCGCCGACCGAGGCTACAACATGTCTTTCTATTACGGGGGTGACGTTAACTTCTACAACACGCGTGCGGTGATGATCCAATCGGGAATCGATAAGATCGTTTCCAAAACGGATTTCCCTTTCGAGCTGGCCCTGAAACAAAAGTGGGGTGTGCCCGACGAATACCTGTACGCCCGCATGTTCGAGGATCTGAAACAGGAGAAGGAGCCTTTCTTCAGTATCGTTTATAATATAAGCAGTCACGAGCCTTTTGATGTGCCCAACTATAATAAGTTTCCCGGGGTGGAAAAAGCAGATCGTTATTTGAATGTGGCTTCTTACGCCGATAGTTGCCTGGGTGTTTTCATCGATTCGCTGCGGCAAACACCGATGTGGGATCACACCCTGGTGGTGATCACAGCCGACCACACCTCACTGGAACCTGGGCCGACCAATATTACCGAGCCGGCGACTTACCGAATTCCGTTGATTTTGCTGGGAGGTGTGGTGAAGCAGTCGTTTATCAGCGACCGGTTTGGGAATCACAACGATTTGGCACCGATGTTGGTGAAACAAATGGGCTGGGAGCACAAACCCGATCTGTTGTCGAAGGATTTCCTGGTTGACGACAGTTACGCGTTTTATTTCAGGGGCGAAGGCTGGGGATTTATGTCGCCCGAGATGGGATGGTTTATGAACACGGAGACCCGGAAACAGGATTTCTTTTATAACTATGCCCCGGCGAAAACTGATTCGGTGATGAATTTTGCAAAAGCCTACGTGCAATATCTGCACGACGGCCATTTACAACAGGAAAAGTGA
- a CDS encoding glutamine synthetase family protein produces the protein MLVHPNPLVQYLQKPASEFTKEDLIRYIEERQIEMVNFRYTAEDGKLKTINFMITSVEELDMILTSGERVDGSSIFSFLPTNNSDLYLVPRYKTAFINPFSEIPSIDILCSFYGPDGEPLESSPVYILRKARNQFNKSTGMTIKLMAELEYYVISDIDERTVIAENGYQSAEPYSAHETLRVEALKLIAKCGGKVRFGHAETGNFIYNRKLYEQHEIEFSVGDPEDAADQLAVAKWILRMLGLKYNVNVTFIPKIALNQPGSGLHIHFMVEHAGKNVLIDQENLTTTSLKMIGGILDLAPALCAFANPTPVSFLRLMSGQETPNQVCWGIQNRSTLIRVPLGWNRMESLSAHANQNAETVIDQTFRQTLEYRGADGSANPYLLVAALIMCALSGLMNTESVKKADQLKTDENLFSPELESDFSFLPTSCEQAAQQLEEQRKFFEADQVFPKPIIDHTIAKLRSFNDKELINNFKTYGENQEFVKLVESYLHFM, from the coding sequence ATGCTAGTACACCCAAACCCACTGGTACAGTATCTACAGAAACCAGCCTCTGAATTCACGAAAGAAGACCTGATCCGTTACATTGAAGAACGCCAGATTGAGATGGTGAATTTTAGATATACTGCTGAAGACGGGAAACTGAAAACCATCAATTTCATGATTACCAGCGTGGAAGAGCTGGACATGATTTTGACCTCAGGAGAACGGGTGGACGGAAGCAGCATTTTTTCGTTTCTACCGACCAACAACAGCGACCTCTACCTGGTTCCGCGCTACAAAACAGCGTTCATCAACCCATTTTCGGAGATTCCGTCAATCGACATTCTCTGCTCTTTTTACGGGCCCGATGGTGAGCCGCTGGAAAGTTCGCCGGTTTACATCCTGCGCAAAGCCCGCAACCAGTTCAACAAATCCACCGGTATGACCATTAAGCTGATGGCCGAGCTGGAGTATTACGTGATAAGCGACATTGATGAACGGACGGTGATTGCAGAAAACGGCTACCAAAGTGCAGAGCCTTATTCTGCTCATGAAACGCTGCGGGTTGAAGCCTTAAAACTAATTGCCAAGTGCGGCGGCAAGGTTCGCTTTGGGCACGCTGAAACTGGAAACTTTATCTACAACCGAAAATTATACGAGCAACACGAGATTGAATTCTCGGTGGGCGATCCGGAGGATGCTGCCGACCAGCTCGCCGTGGCCAAATGGATCTTGCGCATGTTGGGATTGAAGTACAATGTCAATGTCACCTTCATCCCAAAAATAGCATTGAACCAGCCGGGTAGCGGCCTGCATATTCATTTCATGGTTGAGCACGCCGGCAAGAACGTGCTGATTGATCAGGAAAACCTGACGACGACCAGTTTGAAAATGATTGGCGGTATTTTGGATCTGGCACCCGCCTTGTGTGCGTTCGCCAACCCAACACCGGTGTCGTTTCTGCGCCTGATGAGCGGACAGGAAACCCCCAACCAGGTTTGCTGGGGCATCCAGAACCGATCCACGTTGATTCGTGTTCCTCTGGGCTGGAACCGCATGGAGTCCCTTTCGGCACATGCCAACCAGAATGCTGAAACGGTGATCGACCAAACCTTCCGCCAAACCCTGGAATACCGCGGAGCCGACGGATCGGCAAACCCTTACCTTTTGGTGGCAGCCCTGATCATGTGCGCCTTGTCCGGCCTCATGAACACCGAATCTGTAAAAAAAGCAGACCAGCTGAAAACCGACGAGAACCTTTTCTCGCCCGAATTAGAATCGGACTTTAGTTTTCTGCCTACCTCCTGCGAACAAGCGGCACAGCAATTGGAGGAACAGCGGAAGTTTTTTGAAGCCGACCAGGTTTTCCCGAAACCGATCATCGATCACACGATCGCGAAACTTCGTTCATTCAACGACAAAGAGCTGATCAACAATTTCAAAACATACGGCGAAAACCAGGAATTTGTCAAGCTGGTTGAAAGCTACCTTCATTTTATGTAA